AGGAAATGTAGGAACATTTAAATATTGATTTTTACTATGAGAATAAAAGGAAAATGTTCTATTTCTTATCAAGTTGTTCATAATAATAAGTCCTGTTAAACTTGTAACTTAATGTTAAAATGATAGACTCTGGAGAAAAAATATGAAAACAAAATTTGTTACATGCCTAAACTGTATTGATGGTAGAGTTCAACTCCCTGTAATCAACTGGATAATAACAAATTATGATGTGAAATATGTTGACATGATAACTGCTCCTGGAATAGATGGTCTAATGGCAGATATGGGCACTAATATTAAGGATATTCTTGAAAAGATAAGTATTTCAAAAAATGTACATTTAACAAATCAATTATTCATTGTTGGGCATCATGATTGTTTAGCAAATCCTGTAAAAGATGAAACACATAATCAACAGATAATTGATTCAGTTGATCGTATTAAAGAATCATATTCTCCTTGTAATGTAATAGGACTATGGGTAGACAGTAAATTCAATGTCCAAGTAGTTTATGAACTTTAGTATCAAATTAAGATTGAAAATCTTTTTGTAACTTAGTAATGTCGTAAAAATTTATATTTTTTTTATCTAAATTTTTAATAGATTTTTTCATTTTTTTGTAAAGTTTCAATAAGTGATTTTAACAATATTTTATTATTAAATATTTTAAATAAGTATGATATTATAACGAATAAGTCAGGTCATTTTTTTCTATTTCTTTACTGTATTTCAAAAACATGAAAAAACCCAGTAATAAATGTAATTTGATTGAAAGGAGAAATTATATGAATAATGTGGTATTTGTTATACTTGGAATAGCGTTCATAGGTATTGGTTTTATAAATTTATATCAAATCCATCAAAATAAAGCTAAAAGAACAACATTCAACATGATAATTATGTTTTTATTCGTTGTATTGGGAATATTAGAGATTTTATTTGGATTTAATTTTATTTGAAGATTTGAAAGCCTATTTAATGCAATGCGGTAATGTTATTAAATAAAACCTAATTAAAATTGAAATAACAGAGTATATAATAAAATAATAGTTATTAGAATGAGATTTAATAATTCGTGTTTAGAGGATTTAATAAATTAATAAAAAGTGTATACATGAACTATTCTGAAATTTACAGGGATTATGCGTATCACATTATCCTTGCTATTGGTTTTTTTTATCAATTATAATTATTTCATGGACAGGGAATCCATCAGCTTGGATATGGGGATCTACAGCAGTTTTTTTTTTAATCATATTCAGTAAAACCAAATATGTTAAAATATTAAATCCTCCAATTTTAATTTGTTTAATTATATTTTCAGGATTAATATTAGGGTATACCTTTCTATTTCCGCCCATATATGTATCGACCTACCCATATTTTATCGCAATTGTGTAATTTCCTGATTTATCTTATTATATTAGTTAGCTATCATCGCTAATGGAAAGGATTTTAACAACTGAATTAATGAAAATAAAGAATATTTAGATATTTATAATATAATTAAATATATTTCAAGCTTCTTTTGAACAGATAGAATTATTAACTAATGATAAAAATTAAACAAGTGAATCTTTACTTTTTTTATAATTTCTGCTTTTTTTCCATTTATTGTGGAAATTTTTTAAAAATTTTGGATTAATCTTCGTTATCGGGTTCTATATGAATTAGAACCTCTTTTATTCCTGGGAAAGATTTTTTTAGTTTTGATTCTACTTCATTCCCGATATTATGTGCTTTATCTATAGAAAAAGAAGGATCAACTGTTATATGTAAATCTATGTATGTTTTGGATTTTTTACCCCTAGTTCTGATCTTATGAGTTTGAATAACACCCGGTACGGTGTTTACAATGTTTGATATTGTTTCCTTACTAATAGTCGATTTATCCAACAGAACTTCAGAACTTTCTTTAATTATGTCAATACCGGTTTTGGCGATTAATACTGCTATTGCCAATGCAATAACAGGATCTATGAAAACATATCCGGCTTTAATTGCAAAGAATCCTATAATAACTGCAATTGAAGCATATATATCGCTTCTAGTGTGCAAAGAATCTGCAACAAGTATTTTACTGTCTATTTCTCTTCCTTTTTTATATTCATACCATGAAACTCCTATGTTTATCAATATGGTAACTCCCATAACTAAAAAACTGATTGTAGTTATTTCAGGCAGGGAGGGATTGAAAAATCTGTTTACTGCTGATTGAATGATCTCTAAACATACGACAAAAAGGAGTACTGCTATTATTATTGATGCAAATGTCTCAATTTTCCAATGCCCATAATGATGTTCTTTATCTGCAGGTCTTGATGCTAATGTGATCCCAATAATTCCTACAACATTAGAAGTCCCATCGAAAAATGAATGAAACCCATCGGTCATCATACTTAAAGAATTTGAATACCACCCATACAGAACCTTAACTAAAGCCACAGCTATATTCAGTACCAAAATAATAATAAGAACTTTCCGAACAGTACGATAATATTCATTCATGAAAATTTACCCATATAAAATTTTAAGTTATTGAATATGTATTAATTTATTTTAAAGTTTATATTTTTAAGTTATTGTCCTTGTGTGATGTTGAGTGCATTACCTGTCTAAATTTTTATTAATAGGTTTTATCTTAAGAGAAATTTCAATGGGATATTAATTTGAAAATACTATAGTCTACTGTCGAGAGTTAATAGTCAATATATCGGAATTTTTTCTCCATTATAATCACTATTCCAAATGCTATTAATCCTAATACAGCTGAAACGATGATAGAGTTGGTTTCGGTTACAGCAATTTTTTGATAAGGTAATCTTAATGTACCTAACATCAATCCTACAAGGAAAGACATTGTAACATGTTCATGATGCTGTAAAAGATAATCTAGTAATCTTGAGAAGGAAATTATCCCTACCAGTGCTCCCAGGATGAAGGTTATGATTTCACTAATTGAAACACTGTTCAGGGCATTGATCATGTATTCGTATTGGTTAATAAGTAGTAAAATGAATGCTCCAGATATTCCCGGCAGTATCATAGCACATATTGCAAGCATACCAGAAAAGAAAATTATGGGCAATGTGTGATTAGCCTGAATTGGGTTTAAACCTACAAAAATAAATGCAAATACAAATCCAACAATACCAAAACTGAAATATTTAACTGAAAAACCATCAATTTCTTTGTAAACAATATACGTTGATGCTATAATCAAACCTGCAAAGAATGCATAGGTAAAAGCTACGTAGTTTGCCAACAAAAAGCTCATTAAACGAGATAAGGTTAATACGGCTATTCCTATTCCCATTAATAAAGGAATAAATAATTCTAAATCAACTTCTTTTCGAAATATTTGCCATGACTCTTTAAATTGGGCTTTAAATAGGGGTTTTAAAAATTTAAAGTTTATTTTACTAATGGAGTGTACTAATCGCTCATATATTCCTGTTATTAGGGCTATTGTGCCTCCAGAAACCCCAGGCATCACATCAGCTGTTCCCATAAATAGTCCTCTAAAAAAAATGGCAAAAAAATTTCTAAATTTAGCATAGTTGTTTGTCATTAAAATCATTTTCCTAATAATATGTTTTTAATTAATAGTTTTGAAATTAAATTCAAGGATTGTCTTAATCAATAATATTAGTTAATTTAAATATATACAATTTATATATAACCATTATTGAGGCTTGAACAATTTTATTAGATATAATGGGAAATCAGTGTAACGTTGGAATATTGTTGTCTTATGAAAAAACATTTTTCCAAACCAAATAAATCATATTACATTTTTTTTATCTAAAATTTTTAATCGATTTTTCATTTTTTTATAAAGTTTCAATAACGGATTTTAACATTATTTTATTATTATATATTTAAAAATAAGTATGATATTATGACGAATAAGTCCAGTTTAGTAATGTTTTTCTATTTCTTTATGATAGAATGGTTCAGTTACCCGTTATCAAATGGATCATGGAGAATTATGGGGTGAAATATGTGGACTGATAACTACTCCTTGAATGGATGGGATATTTCCTGATGAGACTTTTAACATAGATGATATTCAGAAAAAAGGTAAAAGTATCAAATGAAGGACATTCAACTTCATTTATATTTATTATAGGCCATCATAACTGTTTAGCAAATTCTTAACTAGTGAAGTCATAAAGAACAGATAATTGAATCGGTTTATCGTATTAAAAATTAAATTTAAATTGCAATGTGATAGGACTTTGGGTTGATAGTAGATCAAAGATTCAAATTGTTCATGAAATTTATAAAAAAGTATGAAATTTAGTTTTATTAAATGATAGATCAGTCTTTCTTCATCTTCTCTGCTTTTAAATACATATCCACATTCACTACACAGAAGTGCTCCTGTTTTGGCATGTGCATGATGTTCGGATTCAATATCTCTTTTGAGAATTTTATCCTTACAACCACATTTAGGACATTTTTCATCTAATTTACCCAGGTTCACAATAAATCCTCCAAGTATAATATTACATTGATTATTTTATGATGTTTACATTAAAAAAATGTTTTTAATATTTAGGCTTTAAAAAAATGGAAAAAACGATTTTTACATTCAAAATGATCATGATAAAGCTGAAAATGCATGTTATTGTAATAAATGAAAGTGTGAGTTAAAAAATAATTTTTTTTTCAAGTATCATTTAGTGAAATCAAAAAAAATAAAATATAACAATCTTATGTAAAATTTAAGAAC
This Methanobacterium spitsbergense DNA region includes the following protein-coding sequences:
- a CDS encoding cation diffusion facilitator family transporter, giving the protein MNEYYRTVRKVLIIILVLNIAVALVKVLYGWYSNSLSMMTDGFHSFFDGTSNVVGIIGITLASRPADKEHHYGHWKIETFASIIIAVLLFVVCLEIIQSAVNRFFNPSLPEITTISFLVMGVTILINIGVSWYEYKKGREIDSKILVADSLHTRSDIYASIAVIIGFFAIKAGYVFIDPVIALAIAVLIAKTGIDIIKESSEVLLDKSTISKETISNIVNTVPGVIQTHKIRTRGKKSKTYIDLHITVDPSFSIDKAHNIGNEVESKLKKSFPGIKEVLIHIEPDNED
- a CDS encoding DUF368 domain-containing protein, with translation MGTADVMPGVSGGTIALITGIYERLVHSISKINFKFLKPLFKAQFKESWQIFRKEVDLELFIPLLMGIGIAVLTLSRLMSFLLANYVAFTYAFFAGLIIASTYIVYKEIDGFSVKYFSFGIVGFVFAFIFVGLNPIQANHTLPIIFFSGMLAICAMILPGISGAFILLLINQYEYMINALNSVSISEIITFILGALVGIISFSRLLDYLLQHHEHVTMSFLVGLMLGTLRLPYQKIAVTETNSIIVSAVLGLIAFGIVIIMEKKFRYIDY
- a CDS encoding carbonic anhydrase, whose translation is MKTKFVTCLNCIDGRVQLPVINWIITNYDVKYVDMITAPGIDGLMADMGTNIKDILEKISISKNVHLTNQLFIVGHHDCLANPVKDETHNQQIIDSVDRIKESYSPCNVIGLWVDSKFNVQVVYEL
- a CDS encoding carbonic anhydrase — encoded protein: MIFRKKVKVSNEGHSTSFIFIIGHHNCLANS
- a CDS encoding TIGR04165 family Cys-rich peptide encodes the protein MNLGKLDEKCPKCGCKDKILKRDIESEHHAHAKTGALLCSECGYVFKSREDEERLIYHLIKLNFILFYKFHEQFESLIYYQPKVLSHCNLNLIFNTINRFNYLFFMTSLVKNLLNSYDGL